A genome region from Armatimonadota bacterium includes the following:
- a CDS encoding ABC transporter ATP-binding protein produces the protein MAVEMRGITKRFGRFVANDSVDLKVETGSTHAIVGENGAGKTTLMRVLYGYHQPDAGTMLLDGQTIKFRTPADAIAAGIGMVSQHYSIIPELTALDNLLLGAEMTGSLGIMRRKEAESRAEALAKDVGLSLEWNQPASDLTPANAQKLEILKLLWRNARILILDEPTAMLSPADSGALFEILERLKAEGRTVLLVTHKMREVLDHADHVTVLRGGKKVFEAPVKEIDQTEITQHIVGEADFHATTEALGQPVEANPALKISGLKDRSGRLRDFSLTVQQGEMVGIAGVDGNGQVELIELLAGLTTPAAGSIELYGAKIERWATATRLAYGLRFLYEDRFRRGMIAEWSVADNAILGAQREPEISKRGWMSRQRILSRAQAVVERFGAKTPGLTAPMRELSGGNQQRVVMARALHGSPKVVAAYAPTRGLDVKGSEDAFKALRQAAADGAACLVVSLDLDELFQFCDRIAVIYKGENRGEFLPDQYDREQIGARMVGL, from the coding sequence ATGGCCGTCGAAATGCGCGGCATCACGAAGCGCTTTGGCCGATTTGTCGCTAACGACTCCGTTGATCTAAAGGTCGAAACCGGTTCGACGCACGCCATCGTCGGCGAAAACGGCGCGGGCAAGACAACCCTGATGCGCGTGCTTTACGGCTACCACCAGCCGGACGCGGGCACAATGCTGCTGGATGGACAAACGATTAAGTTTCGCACCCCGGCCGATGCGATCGCCGCCGGAATCGGCATGGTCAGCCAGCACTACAGCATCATTCCCGAACTGACCGCTCTGGACAACCTCTTACTGGGGGCGGAGATGACCGGAAGCTTGGGCATCATGAGGCGCAAAGAGGCCGAGTCCAGGGCCGAGGCCCTGGCTAAGGATGTGGGGTTGTCGCTCGAATGGAACCAGCCCGCCAGCGACCTGACGCCCGCCAACGCGCAGAAGTTAGAGATTTTGAAACTGCTGTGGCGCAACGCCCGCATCCTCATCTTGGACGAACCGACCGCCATGCTTTCGCCGGCCGATTCGGGCGCGCTCTTCGAGATTCTTGAGCGACTTAAGGCCGAAGGGCGCACCGTGCTGTTGGTTACTCACAAGATGCGAGAGGTCCTGGATCATGCCGACCATGTAACCGTGCTGCGCGGGGGCAAGAAGGTGTTCGAAGCGCCCGTAAAGGAGATCGACCAGACCGAAATCACCCAGCACATCGTCGGCGAGGCGGACTTCCATGCGACGACTGAGGCTTTGGGTCAGCCGGTGGAAGCCAATCCTGCCTTAAAGATAAGCGGCCTAAAAGATCGCTCCGGTCGATTGCGCGACTTTAGCTTGACCGTACAACAAGGCGAGATGGTGGGTATTGCCGGGGTGGACGGCAACGGCCAGGTTGAGCTGATCGAGCTTTTGGCGGGGTTGACAACGCCCGCTGCCGGCTCCATAGAGTTGTATGGCGCAAAAATTGAGCGATGGGCGACAGCGACGAGATTGGCATACGGATTGCGGTTTCTTTACGAAGATCGCTTTCGCCGCGGCATGATCGCCGAGTGGAGCGTGGCCGATAACGCAATCTTAGGAGCGCAACGCGAGCCCGAAATCTCGAAGCGCGGCTGGATGAGCCGACAGCGCATCCTGTCGCGCGCCCAAGCAGTAGTTGAGCGATTTGGCGCCAAGACGCCAGGGCTGACGGCGCCCATGCGCGAGCTATCGGGCGGCAATCAACAGCGCGTGGTCATGGCGCGGGCATTGCACGGATCGCCTAAGGTCGTTGCGGCTTATGCCCCTACTCGCGGCCTCGATGTGAAGGGGTCTGAGGATGCCTTCAAAGCGCTTCGACAGGCGGCGGCAGACGGAGCGGCCTGTTTGGTCGTCTCGCTCGACTTGGACGAACTGTTCCAATTTTGCGACCGAATAGCCGTGATCTATAAAGGCGAAAACAGGGGCGAGTTTTTGCCCGATCAATACGATCGCGAACAGATCGGCGCAAGGATGGTCGGTCTGTGA
- a CDS encoding aspartate 1-decarboxylase, translating to MKLVCRLKSKIHLATITDAREDYIGSLAIDQDAMQASGIEPGEYIHVWVVESGERFSTYAIPAPSGSGAFAVYGAAAHKARRGQKVIIAAFTWTDEKVDPQMILMDDDNKIAQRLPFIAQPVPSR from the coding sequence ATGAAGCTGGTTTGCAGACTAAAAAGCAAAATCCACCTCGCCACGATCACCGATGCGAGGGAGGACTACATAGGAAGCCTGGCCATCGATCAAGACGCGATGCAGGCTTCGGGCATCGAGCCGGGCGAGTATATTCATGTTTGGGTGGTTGAGAGCGGCGAGCGATTCTCGACCTATGCCATTCCCGCGCCGTCCGGATCGGGCGCCTTCGCTGTCTATGGCGCCGCGGCTCACAAAGCGCGCCGGGGTCAAAAAGTCATCATCGCCGCCTTTACTTGGACCGATGAGAAGGTCGATCCTCAAATGATTCTGATGGACGACGATAACAAGATCGCCCAGCGACTGCCCTTTATCGCACAACCCGTGCCATCGCGCTAA
- the thiD gene encoding bifunctional hydroxymethylpyrimidine kinase/phosphomethylpyrimidine kinase, whose product MSVRNRPAALTVAGSDSGGGAGIQADLKTFAAHGVYGASAITALTAQNTTGVQAVYPVSPDFVVAQIRSVLEDIGADAIKTGMLASEVIIEAVARELEGQTLVVDPVMVSKSGHRLLEEAAIDALRFRLMPIATIVTPNLAEAEALVNFAVRNKEGMLAAAQAIEAFGPKWVLVKGGHLEGAPDDLLWDGERAIWLEGERIDSGFTHGTGCALSAAIAANLALGAEMIEACKQAKLFLTAAIKAGFKVGSGVNPPNWFYGMGH is encoded by the coding sequence ATGAGCGTCCGCAATCGCCCAGCCGCCCTGACCGTCGCGGGATCCGATTCGGGCGGCGGCGCGGGAATACAAGCGGACCTCAAGACCTTTGCCGCGCACGGCGTCTACGGCGCGAGCGCGATTACGGCTCTCACCGCGCAGAACACGACAGGCGTGCAAGCCGTTTACCCTGTTTCGCCAGATTTTGTAGTCGCGCAGATACGATCTGTGCTGGAGGACATTGGCGCCGACGCGATCAAGACGGGCATGTTGGCCAGCGAGGTGATCATCGAGGCCGTCGCGCGAGAGCTCGAGGGCCAAACGCTGGTGGTCGATCCCGTGATGGTCTCCAAAAGCGGCCATCGGTTGTTGGAAGAGGCCGCCATCGATGCCCTCCGCTTTCGACTCATGCCCATTGCGACGATTGTAACGCCAAACTTGGCCGAGGCCGAAGCTCTGGTCAACTTTGCGGTTCGGAACAAAGAGGGCATGTTGGCCGCCGCGCAGGCGATTGAGGCGTTCGGACCAAAGTGGGTTCTGGTCAAGGGCGGGCATTTGGAAGGCGCCCCGGACGATCTGCTGTGGGACGGCGAAAGAGCGATCTGGCTCGAAGGCGAGCGGATCGATTCGGGCTTCACTCACGGCACAGGTTGCGCATTGTCCGCTGCCATCGCTGCCAATCTTGCCCTAGGCGCAGAGATGATCGAAGCCTGCAAGCAAGCAAAACTTTTCCTGACCGCCGCCATAAAGGCCGGTTTCAAAGTCGGTTCGGGCGTCAACCCGCCCAACTGGTTCTACGGGATGGGCCACTGA